The following proteins come from a genomic window of Parambassis ranga chromosome 4, fParRan2.1, whole genome shotgun sequence:
- the LOC114434387 gene encoding interferon-induced protein with tetratricopeptide repeats 1-like has translation MMSASQRQSAPESKLESLQCHFTWDLDPSRSKLLRLKDKLEDIGTEQGNIWMGHIYNLQGFIQYQLGCMEEARRLLSRATEAVNQLRHADKGPWLVVNYGNLAWLHHHQGEEEESQAYLLKVDALMKEYPPPSEDELHAEVYAEKAWTLMKFSKDQKLLAADYFQRALRMQPDRVEWQTSRVIALVSANKHSETGVNPDVLEQMKMATEQDPENLYLAVHYLEQRARKGEWIQDEARDLTSKILVNPVSSYSGLKALLRLYRQHLSVDEAMDVAEEALRDHPEERYLTRCTALCYKWKIIFFRDGRLKQSVVDRAVSLYEEVISLYPHASLVKKIDLANIHAKSSGGLAKAEEMYKELLESDLEPADKQMLYNCYAKYLHFDRQQHRLSLQYHQRAADIPEQSFFRDNSVRVLERIKERRGNRGGSRGGSHRGSHRGSRMDR, from the exons ATGATGAG TGCCTCTCAGAGACAGTCCGCCCCGGAGTCCAAACTGGAGTCCCTGCAGTGCCACTTCACCTGGGATCTGGACCCCAGCAGGTCCAAACTCCTCCGTCTGAAGGACAAGCTGGAGGACATCGGCACAGAGCAGGGAAACATCTGGATGGGTCACATATACAACCTGCAGGGCTTCATCCAGTATCAGCTGGGCTGCATGGAGGAGGCCCGGCGTCTCCTCAGCAGGGCCACGGAGGCCGTCAACCAGCTGAGACATGCTGACAAAGGTCCCTGGCTGGTGGTGAACTATGGGAACCTGGCCTGGCTGCACCACCAtcagggtgaagaagaagagagtcAGGCCTACCTGTTGAAGGTCGACGCCCTGATGAAAGAGTACCCTCCCCCGTCTGAGGACGAGCTCCATGCAGAGGTCTACGCCGAAAAGGCCTGGACCCTGATGAAGTTTAGCAAAGACCAAaagctgctggctgcagacTACTTCCAGAGGGCCCTCAGGATGCAGCCGGACCGAGTGGAGTGGCAGACCAGCCGGGTCATAGCGTTAGTAAGCGCTAATAAACACAGTGAGACAGGTGTCAACCCTGACGTCCTGGAGCAGATGAAGATGGCCACAGAGCAGGACCCAGAGAACCTGTACCTCGCTGTTCACTACCTGGAGCAGCGTGCAAGGAAAGGCGAGTGGATCCAGGACGAAGCACGCGACTTGACCAGCAAGATTTTAGTGAATCCTGTCAGCAGCTACAGCGGCCTGAAAGCCTTACTGAGGCTGTACCGGCAGCACCTGTCTGTGGACGAGGCCATGGATGTGGCAGAGGAGGCCCTGAGGGACCACCCGGAGGAGCGCTACCTGACAAGGTGCACTGCTCTCTGTTACAAATGGAAGATCATCTTCTTCAGGGACGGTCGGCTGAAGCAGAGCGTGGTGGACCGAGCCGTCAGTCTCTACGAGGAGGTCATCTCTCTGTACCCCCATGCCTCACTGGTGAAGAAAATCGACCTCGCAAACATACACGCAAAGTCGAGTGGCGGCCTGGCTAAGGCGGAGGAGATGTACAAGGAGCTGCTGGAGAGCGATCTGGAACCTGCGGACAAACAGATGCTCTACAACTGCTACGCCAAGTACCTGCACTTCGACCGGCAACAGCATCGTCTGTCCTTACAGTACCACCAGAGGGCGGCAGACATCCCCGAGCAGTCCTTCTTCCGAGACAACAGCGTCCGCGTGCTGGAGAGGATTAAAGAGCGCAGAGGGAACCGAGGAGGCAGCCGAGGAGGCAGCCACAGAGGGAGCCACAGAGGGAGCCGGATGGACAGATGA
- the LOC114434388 gene encoding pre-mRNA-splicing factor 38A has translation MANRTVKDANSIHGTNPQYLVEKIIRTRIYESKYWKEECFGLTAELVVDKAMELKFVGGVYGGNIKPTPFLCLTLKMLQIQPEKDIIVEFIKNEDFKYVRLLGAMYMRLTGTAVDCYKYLEPLYNDYRKIKSQNRNGEFELMHVDEFIDGLLHEERMCDVILPRLQKRQVLEEAEMLDPRISALEEDLDEVESSEDEDEEEEKPERLQTPEPHRRGYRDNDRPRRSPSPRYRRSRSPRRRSRSPKRRSPSPRRDRHRSKSPRRHRSRSRDRRHRSKSPGHHRSHRHRSHSKSPERSSKKSHKKSRRGNE, from the exons ATGGCAAACAGAACCGTGAAGGATGCTAACAGCATACACGGAACCAACCCACAGTACCTGGTGGAGAAAATAATCCGGACTCGAATCTATGAGTCTAAATACTGGAAGGAGGAGTGCTTCGGTCTGACCG CTGAGCTGGTCGTAGACAAAGCCATGGAGCTCAAGTTTGTGGGTGGCGTTTATGGGGGGAACATCAAGCCCACTCCCTTCCTCTGCCTCACGCTGAAGATGCTGCAGATTCAGCCTGAGAAGGACATCATCGTGGAGTTCATAAAAAATGAAGACTTTAA ATATGTTCGGTTACTGGGTGCGATGTACATGAGGTTAACTGGGACTGCAGTGGATTGCTACAAATACCTGGAGCCGCTCTACAACGACTACAGAAAGATCAAGTCTCAGAACAGAAACGGAG agTTTGAGTTGATGCATGTTGACGAGTTCATCGACGGGCTTCTTCACGAAGAGCGCATGTGTGATGTCATCCTGCCCCGACTTCAG AAGAGACAAGTGCTGGAGGAGGCTGAGATGTTGGACCCACGGATCAGCGCTCTGGAGGAGGACCTGGATGAAGTGGAAAgcagtgaagatgaagatgaggaagaggagaag CCGGAGAGACTTCAGACTCCTGAGCCTCACAGACGTGGTTACCGTGACAACGACAGACCTCGCCGCTCCCCGTCGCCACGATACAGACGCAGCCGCTCACCCAGGCG ACGGAGCAGATCTCCTAAGAGGCGAAG CCCCTCGCCTCGCAGAGACCGCCATCGCAGCAAGAGTCCCCGCCGGCATCGCAGCAGGTCCAGAGACAGGCGCCACCGCTCCAAGTCCCCCG GTCACCACAGGAGCCACAGACATCGCAGCCACTCCAAGTCTCCAGAGCG gaGTTCAAAGAAGAGTCACAAGAAGAGTCGAAGAGGAAATGAGTGa
- the LOC114434699 gene encoding origin recognition complex subunit 1-like isoform X1: MKLRVRRSYEWRGKPLSFNRKLKTHEYGLLVISVEGLPRKTIISTGQHILIEGDDEDNPYVAKVVRLYGDESGKQKKAVVQWFVRLSEVPPSKLKLLGREPHPQEVFYYQSRSCDDEVNVESILRPVQVMHLDAAAPFPDSDDKDTLYVKLSWDSKTFRVAPPEPAPASSPPLCPKPSLPPSPPCSPPATTPATKGFSRRALPTPDPTVMQRASSGEVRYSRATMSAGKAAEAESFHSATKLSASKCLSAKRRNMAGRTPGVRKKLELSSPGKKLSIDEDVLSQLLAEESKVALAQSLPSSPPLSLSLSPVRKEYNPPAAQGAICLKTSAVVLNKMSLSNLDSPPSPARDDSTSPQRADERAAAWLTGSAKTPKRRSATPKRTQGRGATATTPSRRKEAKSLKEPALAVLAEVDNENSPMLPVAATPRSSKRRSALLVSSRIRQQLNLLDNKPGLDSDGEDEDEFVPTRKELQSSSEEEEGDGEEEAELDSDEEVAAKKSRRVAAGCRTPRSKQTARSSTRTPRKTPSRKVTPGTPRTPRHATPSIPSRSLPARQPANVLEEARTRLHVSSVPESLPCREQEFQDIYSFVESKVIDGTGGCMYISGVPGTGKTATVHEVMRCLQHAADMDEIPAFHFIEINGMKMTDPHQAYVQILQKLTGQKATADHAAALLEKRFSNPAPRTETTVLLVDELDLLWTRKQNVMYNLFDWPTRRHARLVVLTIANTMDLPERIMINRVASRLGLTRMSFQPYSFKQLQQIIMSRLNKVKAFEEDALQLVSRKVAALSGDARRCLDICRRATEICEHSAAEPSASGLVGMNHVMEALNEMFSSSYIAAIKCASLQEQLFLRAVIAEFRRLGLEEATFQQVLVQHQALCRVEGLQPVAVSEGLAVCQRLGACRLLLLEPSRLGVLQRVRLNVSQDDVLYALKAD; this comes from the exons ATGAAGCTGAGAGTCCGGCGGAGCTACGAGTGGCGCGGGAAACCTCTGAGCTTCAACAGGAAGCTCAAAACACACGAATACGG CTTGTTGGTCATCAGTGTGGAGGGCCTCCCGCGGAAAACCATCATCAGCACAGGCCAACACATCCTCATAGAGGGCGACGATGAAGACAACCCGTATGTGGCCAAAGTCGTGCGGCTGTACGGTGACG AGAGCGGGAAGCAGAAGAAGGCGGTGGTTCAGTGGTTCGTCCGCCTGTCTGAAGTACCTCCGAGCAAACTGAAGCTGCTGGGCCGAGAGCCTCATCCTCAGGAGGTCTTCTACTATCAGAGCCGCAGCTGTGACGACGAGGTCAACGTGGAGTCCATCCTCAGGCCTGTGCAG GTGATGCACCTGGACGCCGCCGCTCCGTTCCCCGACTCCGACGACAAAGATACTCTGTATGTGAAGCTGTCCTGGGACTCAAAGACCTTCAGGGTGGCACCACCTGAAcctgctccagcttcctcccctCCGCTCTGCCCCAagccctccctccccccctcacccccctGCTCGCCGCCCGCCACCACCCCCGCCACCAAGGGCTTCTCTCGGCGCGCCCTGCCAACCCCGGACCCCACCGTCATGCAGAGGGCCTCGTCAGGGGAGGTGAGGTACAGCCGGGCCACTATGAGTGCAGGAAAAGCCGCCGAGGCCGAGTCCTTTCACTCTGCCACCAAACTGTCGGCGTCAAAATGCCTCAGCGCCAAGAGGAGGAACATGGCGGGCAGGACGCCGGGCGTCCGCAAGAAGCTGGAGCTCAGCA GTCCGGGGAAGAAGCTGTCCATCGACGAGGACGTCCTGAGTCAGCTGCTGGCCGAGGAGTCGAAGGTGGCGCTGGCTCAGAGTCTGCCGTCCTCTccgcctctgtctctgtccctcagccCAGTCAGGAAGGAATACAACCCCCCTGCCGCACAGGGCGCCATCTGCCTGAAGACCTCTGCTGTTGTCCTCAATAAGATGTCTCTCTCCAACCTGGACAGTCCTCCGTCACCTGCCAGGGACGACTCCACCAG TCCACAGCGGGCCGATGAGAGAGCGGCTGCCTGGCTGACCGGCTCAGCTAAAACACCGAAGAGAAGGAGCGCCACCCCAAAGAGGACCCAGGGACGGGGGGCAAC AGCGACCACGCCGTCCAGACGGAAGGAGGCAAAGAGCCTGAAGGAGCCGGCCCTCGCCGTGCT agctgaggtCGACAATGAAAACTCTCCGATGCTTCCAGTCGCTGCCACACCGAGGAGCTCCAAGAGGAGGTCCGCTCTGCTGGTGTCGTCCCGCATCAGACAACAGCT GAACCTTCTGGACAACAAGCCCGGCCTGGACTCGGATGGAGAGGACGAGGACGAGTTTGTTCCGACAAGGAaggagctgcagagcagcagcgaggaggaggagggcgatggggaagaggaggcggagctGGATAGTGACGAAGAGGTTGCAGCAAAGAAGAGTCGGCGCGTCGCCGCAGGTTGTCGAACTCCACGCTCAAAGCAGACGGCTCGCTCCTCCACCAGGACGCCGCGAAAGACTCCCAGCAGGAAG gtCACCCCGGGCACGCCACGGACCCCTCGTCACGCCACGCCCAGCATCCCCAGCAGGTCGCTGCCTGCCCGACAGCCAGCAAACGTCTTGGAGGAGGCCAGAACCAG GCTCCACGTGTCCTCGGTGCCGGAGTCTCTGCCCTGCAGGGAGCAGGAGTTTCAGGACATCTACAGCTTCGTCGAGAGCAAAGTCATTGACGGCACGGGAGG GTGCATGTACATCTCAGGCGTGCCGGGAACAGGAAAGACGGCCACCGTCCACGAGGTGATGCGCTGCCTGCAGCACGCCGCCGACATGGACGAGATCCCTGCGTTTCACTTCATCGAGATCAACGGCATGAAGATGACGGACCCTCACCAGGCCTATGTCCAGATCCTGCAG AAGCTGACGGGTCAGAAGGCGACGGCGGACcatgcagctgctctgctggagAAACGGTTCAGCAACCCGGCACCGAGGACGGAGACCACCGTGCTGCTGGTGGACGAA ctgGACCTGCTGTGGACGAGGAAGCAGAACGTGATGTACAACCTGTTCGACTGGCCGACACGGCGCCACGCTCGCCTGGTGGTGCTGACCATCGCCAACACCATGGACCTGCCGGAGAGGATCATGATCAACAGAGTGGCCAGCAGGCTG ggTTTGACACGTATGTCCTTCCAGCCGTACAGCttcaagcagctgcagcagatcatCATGTCGCGCCTCAACAAGGTGAAGGCCTTTGAGGAGGACGCTCTGCAGCTGGTGTCCAGGAAG GTGGCGGCTCTGTCCGGCGACGCTCGCCGATGTCTGGACATCTGCCGGCGGGCGACCGAGATCTGCGAGCACTCTGCCGCTGAGCCCTCTGCCTCAGGATTGGTGGGGATGAATCATGTGATGGAGGCTCTGAATGAGATGTTTTCCTCATCTTACATCGCCGCCATCAA GTGTGCGTCGTTGCAGGAGCAGCTCTTCCTGCGCGCCGTCATCGCAGAGTTTCGCCGGCTGGGATTAGAGGAGGCCACCTTCCAACAG GTGTTGGTGCAGCACCAGGCTCTGTGTCGGGTGGAGGGTCTGCAGCCCGTCGCCGTGTCAGAGGGCCTAGCCGTGTGCCAGCGCCTGGgagcctgcaggctgctgctgctggaacccAGCCGCCTGGGAGTCCTGCAGCGGGTCCGCCTCAACGTGAGCCAGGACGATGTCCTGTACGCCCTGAAGGCCGACTGA
- the LOC114434699 gene encoding origin recognition complex subunit 1-like isoform X2 — translation MKLRVRRSYEWRGKPLSFNRKLKTHEYGLLVISVEGLPRKTIISTGQHILIEGDDEDNPYVAKVVRLYGDESGKQKKAVVQWFVRLSEVPPSKLKLLGREPHPQEVFYYQSRSCDDEVNVESILRPVQVMHLDAAAPFPDSDDKDTLYVKLSWDSKTFRVAPPEPAPASSPPLCPKPSLPPSPPCSPPATTPATKGFSRRALPTPDPTVMQRASSGEVRYSRATMSAGKAAEAESFHSATKLSASKCLSAKRRNMAGRTPGVRKKLELSSPGKKLSIDEDVLSQLLAEESKVALAQSLPSSPPLSLSLSPVRKEYNPPAAQGAICLKTSAVVLNKMSLSNLDSPPSPARDDSTRATTPSRRKEAKSLKEPALAVLAEVDNENSPMLPVAATPRSSKRRSALLVSSRIRQQLNLLDNKPGLDSDGEDEDEFVPTRKELQSSSEEEEGDGEEEAELDSDEEVAAKKSRRVAAGCRTPRSKQTARSSTRTPRKTPSRKVTPGTPRTPRHATPSIPSRSLPARQPANVLEEARTRLHVSSVPESLPCREQEFQDIYSFVESKVIDGTGGCMYISGVPGTGKTATVHEVMRCLQHAADMDEIPAFHFIEINGMKMTDPHQAYVQILQKLTGQKATADHAAALLEKRFSNPAPRTETTVLLVDELDLLWTRKQNVMYNLFDWPTRRHARLVVLTIANTMDLPERIMINRVASRLGLTRMSFQPYSFKQLQQIIMSRLNKVKAFEEDALQLVSRKVAALSGDARRCLDICRRATEICEHSAAEPSASGLVGMNHVMEALNEMFSSSYIAAIKCASLQEQLFLRAVIAEFRRLGLEEATFQQVLVQHQALCRVEGLQPVAVSEGLAVCQRLGACRLLLLEPSRLGVLQRVRLNVSQDDVLYALKAD, via the exons ATGAAGCTGAGAGTCCGGCGGAGCTACGAGTGGCGCGGGAAACCTCTGAGCTTCAACAGGAAGCTCAAAACACACGAATACGG CTTGTTGGTCATCAGTGTGGAGGGCCTCCCGCGGAAAACCATCATCAGCACAGGCCAACACATCCTCATAGAGGGCGACGATGAAGACAACCCGTATGTGGCCAAAGTCGTGCGGCTGTACGGTGACG AGAGCGGGAAGCAGAAGAAGGCGGTGGTTCAGTGGTTCGTCCGCCTGTCTGAAGTACCTCCGAGCAAACTGAAGCTGCTGGGCCGAGAGCCTCATCCTCAGGAGGTCTTCTACTATCAGAGCCGCAGCTGTGACGACGAGGTCAACGTGGAGTCCATCCTCAGGCCTGTGCAG GTGATGCACCTGGACGCCGCCGCTCCGTTCCCCGACTCCGACGACAAAGATACTCTGTATGTGAAGCTGTCCTGGGACTCAAAGACCTTCAGGGTGGCACCACCTGAAcctgctccagcttcctcccctCCGCTCTGCCCCAagccctccctccccccctcacccccctGCTCGCCGCCCGCCACCACCCCCGCCACCAAGGGCTTCTCTCGGCGCGCCCTGCCAACCCCGGACCCCACCGTCATGCAGAGGGCCTCGTCAGGGGAGGTGAGGTACAGCCGGGCCACTATGAGTGCAGGAAAAGCCGCCGAGGCCGAGTCCTTTCACTCTGCCACCAAACTGTCGGCGTCAAAATGCCTCAGCGCCAAGAGGAGGAACATGGCGGGCAGGACGCCGGGCGTCCGCAAGAAGCTGGAGCTCAGCA GTCCGGGGAAGAAGCTGTCCATCGACGAGGACGTCCTGAGTCAGCTGCTGGCCGAGGAGTCGAAGGTGGCGCTGGCTCAGAGTCTGCCGTCCTCTccgcctctgtctctgtccctcagccCAGTCAGGAAGGAATACAACCCCCCTGCCGCACAGGGCGCCATCTGCCTGAAGACCTCTGCTGTTGTCCTCAATAAGATGTCTCTCTCCAACCTGGACAGTCCTCCGTCACCTGCCAGGGACGACTCCACCAG AGCGACCACGCCGTCCAGACGGAAGGAGGCAAAGAGCCTGAAGGAGCCGGCCCTCGCCGTGCT agctgaggtCGACAATGAAAACTCTCCGATGCTTCCAGTCGCTGCCACACCGAGGAGCTCCAAGAGGAGGTCCGCTCTGCTGGTGTCGTCCCGCATCAGACAACAGCT GAACCTTCTGGACAACAAGCCCGGCCTGGACTCGGATGGAGAGGACGAGGACGAGTTTGTTCCGACAAGGAaggagctgcagagcagcagcgaggaggaggagggcgatggggaagaggaggcggagctGGATAGTGACGAAGAGGTTGCAGCAAAGAAGAGTCGGCGCGTCGCCGCAGGTTGTCGAACTCCACGCTCAAAGCAGACGGCTCGCTCCTCCACCAGGACGCCGCGAAAGACTCCCAGCAGGAAG gtCACCCCGGGCACGCCACGGACCCCTCGTCACGCCACGCCCAGCATCCCCAGCAGGTCGCTGCCTGCCCGACAGCCAGCAAACGTCTTGGAGGAGGCCAGAACCAG GCTCCACGTGTCCTCGGTGCCGGAGTCTCTGCCCTGCAGGGAGCAGGAGTTTCAGGACATCTACAGCTTCGTCGAGAGCAAAGTCATTGACGGCACGGGAGG GTGCATGTACATCTCAGGCGTGCCGGGAACAGGAAAGACGGCCACCGTCCACGAGGTGATGCGCTGCCTGCAGCACGCCGCCGACATGGACGAGATCCCTGCGTTTCACTTCATCGAGATCAACGGCATGAAGATGACGGACCCTCACCAGGCCTATGTCCAGATCCTGCAG AAGCTGACGGGTCAGAAGGCGACGGCGGACcatgcagctgctctgctggagAAACGGTTCAGCAACCCGGCACCGAGGACGGAGACCACCGTGCTGCTGGTGGACGAA ctgGACCTGCTGTGGACGAGGAAGCAGAACGTGATGTACAACCTGTTCGACTGGCCGACACGGCGCCACGCTCGCCTGGTGGTGCTGACCATCGCCAACACCATGGACCTGCCGGAGAGGATCATGATCAACAGAGTGGCCAGCAGGCTG ggTTTGACACGTATGTCCTTCCAGCCGTACAGCttcaagcagctgcagcagatcatCATGTCGCGCCTCAACAAGGTGAAGGCCTTTGAGGAGGACGCTCTGCAGCTGGTGTCCAGGAAG GTGGCGGCTCTGTCCGGCGACGCTCGCCGATGTCTGGACATCTGCCGGCGGGCGACCGAGATCTGCGAGCACTCTGCCGCTGAGCCCTCTGCCTCAGGATTGGTGGGGATGAATCATGTGATGGAGGCTCTGAATGAGATGTTTTCCTCATCTTACATCGCCGCCATCAA GTGTGCGTCGTTGCAGGAGCAGCTCTTCCTGCGCGCCGTCATCGCAGAGTTTCGCCGGCTGGGATTAGAGGAGGCCACCTTCCAACAG GTGTTGGTGCAGCACCAGGCTCTGTGTCGGGTGGAGGGTCTGCAGCCCGTCGCCGTGTCAGAGGGCCTAGCCGTGTGCCAGCGCCTGGgagcctgcaggctgctgctgctggaacccAGCCGCCTGGGAGTCCTGCAGCGGGTCCGCCTCAACGTGAGCCAGGACGATGTCCTGTACGCCCTGAAGGCCGACTGA